Proteins co-encoded in one Carcharodon carcharias isolate sCarCar2 chromosome 7, sCarCar2.pri, whole genome shotgun sequence genomic window:
- the LOC121279819 gene encoding small integral membrane protein 4, with the protein MPLSYRVKRLLNVVPGKGRLGIYRFLPCFFVLGGVLEWIMINVRIGHETFYDVYRRKRSERQYQQPLEELSTSENQLPSK; encoded by the exons ATGCCGCTTAGCTACCGGGTAAAACGCTTATTGAATGTAGTTCCTGGGAAGGGACGGTTAGGGATCTACCGTTTCTTGCCTTGTTtctttgtcctgggcggtgtgCTGGAGTGGATCATGATAAACGTCCGCATTGGGCACGAAACATTTT ATGATGTGTACCGAAGAAAACGTTCTGAACGACAGTACCAGCAGCCATTAGAAGAACTGTCAACATCTGAAAATCAGCTACCTTCCAAATAA